Proteins encoded within one genomic window of Arachis ipaensis cultivar K30076 chromosome B08, Araip1.1, whole genome shotgun sequence:
- the LOC107612649 gene encoding E3 SUMO-protein ligase SIZ1 isoform X1, giving the protein MDGEFVLFGPSAKFSVWLVFIDWIFLVFWLLGLLLTKEKGCLEKLNSFRIKELKDVLTQLGLSKQGKKQDLIDRILSILSDEQASKIWAKKNAIGKEQVAKLVDDTFRKLQVSGAIDLASKGQGSSPDVSNVKIKGEVDEIFQEETKIRCLCGSSLETDPLIKCEDTRCHVWQHINCVIIPEKPMEPIPPLPQKFYCELCRLTRADPFWVSVATPMFPVKLTTTHIPTDGANPVQSVDRTFQLTRADKDLVSRPEFDVQAWCMLLNDKVSYRMQWPQYTDLQVNGVPVRVINRPGSQLLGANGRDDGPIITPYTKDGINKISLTGCDARIFCLGVRIVKRRSLQQILNTIPKESDGERFEDALARVCSRVGGGNADDNADSDSDLEVVSDTFTINLRCPMSGSRMRVAGRFKPCAHMGCFDLEIFVEMNQRSRKWQCPICLKNYALEDIIIDPYFNRITSMMRNCGEDVTEIEVKPDGYWRAKAKSESEHRELGNLVQWHCPDGSLALSTSGEVNGMEALKLKQEDVSDTPTGLRIGMKKNHDGVWVFSKPEDTNTSSGNGLNKDFGNHDHVVIPMSSSDTVSGREGDDPSVNQGVGGHIDYSPTNGIEMDSVPHNNVDSAYGYTVPNPSALAADAEVIVLSDSEDDNDILVSSTIEYKNNDTGAADTDIYSMPQPGIIDSYTDHNLGGNPCLGLFSNPNEDDFGMPSSIWSLPSGTQAGSGFQLFSSDADVSDALVHLQNGDLNGYTLASDTSALESNSLIQDSSAGRSDADLNGGLVGGLVDNPLAFAGEDPSLKIFLPTTPLESSVQHESREQADVSNGVCTDDWISLRLGGGAGGSNGNGSVPSGLNSRSQATSRGGATDTLTDTGSLLLGMNDARSDKASRPRSDSPFSFPRQKRSKLKKAEQRYWCSGNGS; this is encoded by the exons ATGGATGGTGAATTTGTTTTATTTGGCCCCTCTGCCAAGTTTAGTGTGTGGCTTGTTTTCATTGATTGGATTTTTTTGGTCTTTTGGTTACTTGGCTTACTTCTGACGAAAGAAAAGGGATGTCTG GAAAAATTGAATTCTTTTCGCATAAAAGAGCTCAAAGATGTGCTCACTCAATTGGGACTTTCAAAGCAGGGAAAGAAGCAG GATCTCATTGATAGGATATTGTCTATTCTCTCAGATGAACAGG CTTCCAAAATCTGGGCTAAGAAGAATGCTATTGGGAAAGAACAGGTGGCAAAATTAGTGGATGATACCTTTAG AAAATTGCAGGTATCTGGGGCCATTGATTTAGCATCAAAGGGACAGGGTTCCTCCCCAGATGTCAGTAATGTTAAAATTAAAGGTGAAGTTGATGAGATCTTTCAGGAAGAAACAAAGATTCGGTGTCTTTGTGGTAGTTCGTTGGAAACTGATCCACTGATAAAG TGTGAGGATACAAGATGCCATGTGTGGCAGCACATTAACTGTGTTATTATTCCAGAGAAACCTATGGAACCAATTCCACCCCTTCCTCAAAAATTTTACTGTGAACTCTGTCGACTCACTCGTGCAGATCC GTTTTGGGTTTCAGTGGCCACCCCTATGTTTCCTGTGAAGTTGACTACAACCCATATTCCAACTGATGG AGCCAACCCAGTGCAGAGTGTGGATAGAACATTTCAACTTACAAGGGCAGACAAAGACTTGGTATCAAGACCAGAATTTGATGTTCAG GCCTGGTGCATGCTGCTGAACGACAAAGTTTCATATAGGATGCAATGGCCACAATATACAGACCTGCAGGTCAATG GTGTTCCTGTTCGTGTGATTAACCGACCTGGTTCACAACTGCTCGGGGCTAACGGCCGTGATGATGGCCCAATT ATCACGCCATATACAAAAGACGGAATTAATAAGATTTCCTTAACAGGCTGTGATGCTCGCATTTTCTGTTTAGGGGTCCGTATTGTTAAAAGGCGTAGCTTGCAACAG ATCCTAAACACAATTCCCAAGGAGTCTGATGGGGAGCGTTTTGAAGATGCTCTTGCACGTGTATGTTCTCGTGTTGGGGGTGGAAATGCAGATGATAATGCTGACAGTGACAGTGATTTGGAAGTGGTCTCAGATACTTTTACCATCAACCTTCGTTGTCCA ATGAGTGGTTCAAGAATGAGGGTTGCAGGAAGATTCAAACCTTGTGCTCACATGGGTTGCTTTGATCTTGAAATTTTTGTGGAAATGAATCAACGCTCAAGGAAG TGGCAATGTCCCATATGTCTTAAAAACTATGCATTGGAGGATATCATTATTGACCCTTATTTTAATCGGATAACTTCTATG ATGAGAAATTGTGGGGAAGATGTTACTGAAATTGAGGTGAAGCCTGATGGTTATTGGCGTGCCAAGGCTAAGAGTGAAAGTGAACACCGGGAGTTAGGGAATCTTGTTCAATGGCACTGTCCTGATGGATCCCTGGCTCTTTCTACCAGTGGAGAAGTCAATGGAATGGAGGCTTTAAAGCTCAAACAGGAAGATGTTTCAGACACTCCAACTGGTCTAAGAATTGGCATGAAGAAGAATCATGATGGAGTTTGGGTATTCAGCAAACCTGAGGACACAAATACCTCATCTGGCAATGGATTGAACAAAGATTTTGGAAATCATGATCATGTGGTTATACCAATGAGCAGCAGTGACACTGTAAGTGGTCGGGAAGGTGATGATCCTAGTGTAAATCAGGGTGTCGGTGGGCATATTGATTATTCTCCTACCAATGGGATTGAGATGGATTCAGTGCCTCACAATAATGTTGATTCAGCTTATGGATATACTGTACCTAACCCTTCTGCTCTGGCAGCTGATGCAGAAGTTATTGTTCTCTCTGATTCAGAAGATGACAATGATATATTGGTATCTTCTACAATTGAGTATAAAAATAACGACACTGGTGCCGCTGATACTGATATTTACTCAATGCCACAGCCTGGAATTATTGATTCATATACAGATCACAATCTTGGTGGAAATCCATGCTTAGGGCTCTTCAGTAACCCCAATGAAGATGATTTTGGGATGCCTTCTTCCATCTGGTCATTGCCTTCAGGAACTCAGGCTGGCTCAGGATTCCAGTTATTTAGTTCAGATGCAGATGTCTCGGATGCATTGGTCCACTTGCAGAATGGTGATTTAAATGGTTATACGTTAGCTTCAGATACTTCTGCTTTGGAATCCAATTCTTTGATACAGGATTCCTCTGCAGGTCGATCTGATGCTGATTTAAATGGTGGTTTGGTTGGTGGTTTGGTAGACAATCCTCTGGCATTTGCTGGAGAAGATCCCTCACTTAAGATTTTTCTTCCAACAACACCACTGGAATCATCTGTGCAGCATGAATCAAGAGAACAGGCAGATGTGTCAAATGGTGTGTGCACTGATGATTGGATCTCTCTTAGGCTTGGAGGTGGTGCTGGTGGAAGTAATGGTAATGGTTCTGTCCCCAGTGGGTTGAATTCCAGATCGCAGGCTACATCCAGAGGAGGTGCAACAGACACATTGACAGATACTG GTTCTTTGCTTCTTGGTATGAATGATGCTAGATCTGACAAAGCAAGTAGGCCAAGATCTGACAGCCCATTCTCGTTTCCCCGCCAAAAACGTTCA AAACTGAAGAAAGCTGAGCAGCGATATTGGTGCTCAGGAAATGGAAGTTGA
- the LOC107612649 gene encoding E3 SUMO-protein ligase SIZ1 isoform X4, translating to MDLVSSCKEKLNSFRIKELKDVLTQLGLSKQGKKQDLIDRILSILSDEQASKIWAKKNAIGKEQVAKLVDDTFRKLQVSGAIDLASKGQGSSPDVSNVKIKGEVDEIFQEETKIRCLCGSSLETDPLIKCEDTRCHVWQHINCVIIPEKPMEPIPPLPQKFYCELCRLTRADPFWVSVATPMFPVKLTTTHIPTDGANPVQSVDRTFQLTRADKDLVSRPEFDVQAWCMLLNDKVSYRMQWPQYTDLQVNGVPVRVINRPGSQLLGANGRDDGPIITPYTKDGINKISLTGCDARIFCLGVRIVKRRSLQQILNTIPKESDGERFEDALARVCSRVGGGNADDNADSDSDLEVVSDTFTINLRCPMSGSRMRVAGRFKPCAHMGCFDLEIFVEMNQRSRKWQCPICLKNYALEDIIIDPYFNRITSMMRNCGEDVTEIEVKPDGYWRAKAKSESEHRELGNLVQWHCPDGSLALSTSGEVNGMEALKLKQEDVSDTPTGLRIGMKKNHDGVWVFSKPEDTNTSSGNGLNKDFGNHDHVVIPMSSSDTVSGREGDDPSVNQGVGGHIDYSPTNGIEMDSVPHNNVDSAYGYTVPNPSALAADAEVIVLSDSEDDNDILVSSTIEYKNNDTGAADTDIYSMPQPGIIDSYTDHNLGGNPCLGLFSNPNEDDFGMPSSIWSLPSGTQAGSGFQLFSSDADVSDALVHLQNGDLNGYTLASDTSALESNSLIQDSSAGRSDADLNGGLVGGLVDNPLAFAGEDPSLKIFLPTTPLESSVQHESREQADVSNGVCTDDWISLRLGGGAGGSNGNGSVPSGLNSRSQATSRGGATDTLTDTGSLLLGMNDARSDKASRPRSDSPFSFPRQKRSKLKKAEQRYWCSGNGS from the exons ATGGACTTGGTATCTAGTTGTAAG GAAAAATTGAATTCTTTTCGCATAAAAGAGCTCAAAGATGTGCTCACTCAATTGGGACTTTCAAAGCAGGGAAAGAAGCAG GATCTCATTGATAGGATATTGTCTATTCTCTCAGATGAACAGG CTTCCAAAATCTGGGCTAAGAAGAATGCTATTGGGAAAGAACAGGTGGCAAAATTAGTGGATGATACCTTTAG AAAATTGCAGGTATCTGGGGCCATTGATTTAGCATCAAAGGGACAGGGTTCCTCCCCAGATGTCAGTAATGTTAAAATTAAAGGTGAAGTTGATGAGATCTTTCAGGAAGAAACAAAGATTCGGTGTCTTTGTGGTAGTTCGTTGGAAACTGATCCACTGATAAAG TGTGAGGATACAAGATGCCATGTGTGGCAGCACATTAACTGTGTTATTATTCCAGAGAAACCTATGGAACCAATTCCACCCCTTCCTCAAAAATTTTACTGTGAACTCTGTCGACTCACTCGTGCAGATCC GTTTTGGGTTTCAGTGGCCACCCCTATGTTTCCTGTGAAGTTGACTACAACCCATATTCCAACTGATGG AGCCAACCCAGTGCAGAGTGTGGATAGAACATTTCAACTTACAAGGGCAGACAAAGACTTGGTATCAAGACCAGAATTTGATGTTCAG GCCTGGTGCATGCTGCTGAACGACAAAGTTTCATATAGGATGCAATGGCCACAATATACAGACCTGCAGGTCAATG GTGTTCCTGTTCGTGTGATTAACCGACCTGGTTCACAACTGCTCGGGGCTAACGGCCGTGATGATGGCCCAATT ATCACGCCATATACAAAAGACGGAATTAATAAGATTTCCTTAACAGGCTGTGATGCTCGCATTTTCTGTTTAGGGGTCCGTATTGTTAAAAGGCGTAGCTTGCAACAG ATCCTAAACACAATTCCCAAGGAGTCTGATGGGGAGCGTTTTGAAGATGCTCTTGCACGTGTATGTTCTCGTGTTGGGGGTGGAAATGCAGATGATAATGCTGACAGTGACAGTGATTTGGAAGTGGTCTCAGATACTTTTACCATCAACCTTCGTTGTCCA ATGAGTGGTTCAAGAATGAGGGTTGCAGGAAGATTCAAACCTTGTGCTCACATGGGTTGCTTTGATCTTGAAATTTTTGTGGAAATGAATCAACGCTCAAGGAAG TGGCAATGTCCCATATGTCTTAAAAACTATGCATTGGAGGATATCATTATTGACCCTTATTTTAATCGGATAACTTCTATG ATGAGAAATTGTGGGGAAGATGTTACTGAAATTGAGGTGAAGCCTGATGGTTATTGGCGTGCCAAGGCTAAGAGTGAAAGTGAACACCGGGAGTTAGGGAATCTTGTTCAATGGCACTGTCCTGATGGATCCCTGGCTCTTTCTACCAGTGGAGAAGTCAATGGAATGGAGGCTTTAAAGCTCAAACAGGAAGATGTTTCAGACACTCCAACTGGTCTAAGAATTGGCATGAAGAAGAATCATGATGGAGTTTGGGTATTCAGCAAACCTGAGGACACAAATACCTCATCTGGCAATGGATTGAACAAAGATTTTGGAAATCATGATCATGTGGTTATACCAATGAGCAGCAGTGACACTGTAAGTGGTCGGGAAGGTGATGATCCTAGTGTAAATCAGGGTGTCGGTGGGCATATTGATTATTCTCCTACCAATGGGATTGAGATGGATTCAGTGCCTCACAATAATGTTGATTCAGCTTATGGATATACTGTACCTAACCCTTCTGCTCTGGCAGCTGATGCAGAAGTTATTGTTCTCTCTGATTCAGAAGATGACAATGATATATTGGTATCTTCTACAATTGAGTATAAAAATAACGACACTGGTGCCGCTGATACTGATATTTACTCAATGCCACAGCCTGGAATTATTGATTCATATACAGATCACAATCTTGGTGGAAATCCATGCTTAGGGCTCTTCAGTAACCCCAATGAAGATGATTTTGGGATGCCTTCTTCCATCTGGTCATTGCCTTCAGGAACTCAGGCTGGCTCAGGATTCCAGTTATTTAGTTCAGATGCAGATGTCTCGGATGCATTGGTCCACTTGCAGAATGGTGATTTAAATGGTTATACGTTAGCTTCAGATACTTCTGCTTTGGAATCCAATTCTTTGATACAGGATTCCTCTGCAGGTCGATCTGATGCTGATTTAAATGGTGGTTTGGTTGGTGGTTTGGTAGACAATCCTCTGGCATTTGCTGGAGAAGATCCCTCACTTAAGATTTTTCTTCCAACAACACCACTGGAATCATCTGTGCAGCATGAATCAAGAGAACAGGCAGATGTGTCAAATGGTGTGTGCACTGATGATTGGATCTCTCTTAGGCTTGGAGGTGGTGCTGGTGGAAGTAATGGTAATGGTTCTGTCCCCAGTGGGTTGAATTCCAGATCGCAGGCTACATCCAGAGGAGGTGCAACAGACACATTGACAGATACTG GTTCTTTGCTTCTTGGTATGAATGATGCTAGATCTGACAAAGCAAGTAGGCCAAGATCTGACAGCCCATTCTCGTTTCCCCGCCAAAAACGTTCA AAACTGAAGAAAGCTGAGCAGCGATATTGGTGCTCAGGAAATGGAAGTTGA
- the LOC107612649 gene encoding E3 SUMO-protein ligase SIZ1 isoform X3: MDGEFVLFGPSAKFSVWLVFIDWIFLVFWLLGLLLTKEKGCLEKLNSFRIKELKDVLTQLGLSKQGKKQDLIDRILSILSDEQASKIWAKKNAIGKEQVAKLVDDTFRKLQVSGAIDLASKGQGSSPDVSNVKIKGEVDEIFQEETKIRCLCGSSLETDPLIKCEDTRCHVWQHINCVIIPEKPMEPIPPLPQKFYCELCRLTRADPFWVSVATPMFPVKLTTTHIPTDGANPVQSVDRTFQLTRADKDLVSRPEFDVQAWCMLLNDKVSYRMQWPQYTDLQVNGVPVRVINRPGSQLLGANGRDDGPIITPYTKDGINKISLTGCDARIFCLGVRIVKRRSLQQILNTIPKESDGERFEDALARVCSRVGGGNADDNADSDSDLEVVSDTFTINLRCPMSGSRMRVAGRFKPCAHMGCFDLEIFVEMNQRSRKWQCPICLKNYALEDIIIDPYFNRITSMMRNCGEDVTEIEVKPDGYWRAKAKSESEHRELGNLVQWHCPDGSLALSTSGEVNGMEALKLKQEDVSDTPTGLRIGMKKNHDGVWVFSKPEDTNTSSGNGLNKDFGNHDHVVIPMSSSDTVSGREGDDPSVNQGVGGHIDYSPTNGIEMDSVPHNNVDSAYGYTVPNPSALAADAEVIVLSDSEDDNDILVSSTIEYKNNDTGAADTDIYSMPQPGIIDSYTDHNLGGNPCLGLFSNPNEDDFGMPSSIWSLPSGTQAGSGFQLFSSDADVSDALVHLQNGRSDADLNGGLVGGLVDNPLAFAGEDPSLKIFLPTTPLESSVQHESREQADVSNGVCTDDWISLRLGGGAGGSNGNGSVPSGLNSRSQATSRGGATDTLTDTGSLLLGMNDARSDKASRPRSDSPFSFPRQKRSKLKKAEQRYWCSGNGS, encoded by the exons ATGGATGGTGAATTTGTTTTATTTGGCCCCTCTGCCAAGTTTAGTGTGTGGCTTGTTTTCATTGATTGGATTTTTTTGGTCTTTTGGTTACTTGGCTTACTTCTGACGAAAGAAAAGGGATGTCTG GAAAAATTGAATTCTTTTCGCATAAAAGAGCTCAAAGATGTGCTCACTCAATTGGGACTTTCAAAGCAGGGAAAGAAGCAG GATCTCATTGATAGGATATTGTCTATTCTCTCAGATGAACAGG CTTCCAAAATCTGGGCTAAGAAGAATGCTATTGGGAAAGAACAGGTGGCAAAATTAGTGGATGATACCTTTAG AAAATTGCAGGTATCTGGGGCCATTGATTTAGCATCAAAGGGACAGGGTTCCTCCCCAGATGTCAGTAATGTTAAAATTAAAGGTGAAGTTGATGAGATCTTTCAGGAAGAAACAAAGATTCGGTGTCTTTGTGGTAGTTCGTTGGAAACTGATCCACTGATAAAG TGTGAGGATACAAGATGCCATGTGTGGCAGCACATTAACTGTGTTATTATTCCAGAGAAACCTATGGAACCAATTCCACCCCTTCCTCAAAAATTTTACTGTGAACTCTGTCGACTCACTCGTGCAGATCC GTTTTGGGTTTCAGTGGCCACCCCTATGTTTCCTGTGAAGTTGACTACAACCCATATTCCAACTGATGG AGCCAACCCAGTGCAGAGTGTGGATAGAACATTTCAACTTACAAGGGCAGACAAAGACTTGGTATCAAGACCAGAATTTGATGTTCAG GCCTGGTGCATGCTGCTGAACGACAAAGTTTCATATAGGATGCAATGGCCACAATATACAGACCTGCAGGTCAATG GTGTTCCTGTTCGTGTGATTAACCGACCTGGTTCACAACTGCTCGGGGCTAACGGCCGTGATGATGGCCCAATT ATCACGCCATATACAAAAGACGGAATTAATAAGATTTCCTTAACAGGCTGTGATGCTCGCATTTTCTGTTTAGGGGTCCGTATTGTTAAAAGGCGTAGCTTGCAACAG ATCCTAAACACAATTCCCAAGGAGTCTGATGGGGAGCGTTTTGAAGATGCTCTTGCACGTGTATGTTCTCGTGTTGGGGGTGGAAATGCAGATGATAATGCTGACAGTGACAGTGATTTGGAAGTGGTCTCAGATACTTTTACCATCAACCTTCGTTGTCCA ATGAGTGGTTCAAGAATGAGGGTTGCAGGAAGATTCAAACCTTGTGCTCACATGGGTTGCTTTGATCTTGAAATTTTTGTGGAAATGAATCAACGCTCAAGGAAG TGGCAATGTCCCATATGTCTTAAAAACTATGCATTGGAGGATATCATTATTGACCCTTATTTTAATCGGATAACTTCTATG ATGAGAAATTGTGGGGAAGATGTTACTGAAATTGAGGTGAAGCCTGATGGTTATTGGCGTGCCAAGGCTAAGAGTGAAAGTGAACACCGGGAGTTAGGGAATCTTGTTCAATGGCACTGTCCTGATGGATCCCTGGCTCTTTCTACCAGTGGAGAAGTCAATGGAATGGAGGCTTTAAAGCTCAAACAGGAAGATGTTTCAGACACTCCAACTGGTCTAAGAATTGGCATGAAGAAGAATCATGATGGAGTTTGGGTATTCAGCAAACCTGAGGACACAAATACCTCATCTGGCAATGGATTGAACAAAGATTTTGGAAATCATGATCATGTGGTTATACCAATGAGCAGCAGTGACACTGTAAGTGGTCGGGAAGGTGATGATCCTAGTGTAAATCAGGGTGTCGGTGGGCATATTGATTATTCTCCTACCAATGGGATTGAGATGGATTCAGTGCCTCACAATAATGTTGATTCAGCTTATGGATATACTGTACCTAACCCTTCTGCTCTGGCAGCTGATGCAGAAGTTATTGTTCTCTCTGATTCAGAAGATGACAATGATATATTGGTATCTTCTACAATTGAGTATAAAAATAACGACACTGGTGCCGCTGATACTGATATTTACTCAATGCCACAGCCTGGAATTATTGATTCATATACAGATCACAATCTTGGTGGAAATCCATGCTTAGGGCTCTTCAGTAACCCCAATGAAGATGATTTTGGGATGCCTTCTTCCATCTGGTCATTGCCTTCAGGAACTCAGGCTGGCTCAGGATTCCAGTTATTTAGTTCAGATGCAGATGTCTCGGATGCATTGGTCCACTTGCAGAATG GTCGATCTGATGCTGATTTAAATGGTGGTTTGGTTGGTGGTTTGGTAGACAATCCTCTGGCATTTGCTGGAGAAGATCCCTCACTTAAGATTTTTCTTCCAACAACACCACTGGAATCATCTGTGCAGCATGAATCAAGAGAACAGGCAGATGTGTCAAATGGTGTGTGCACTGATGATTGGATCTCTCTTAGGCTTGGAGGTGGTGCTGGTGGAAGTAATGGTAATGGTTCTGTCCCCAGTGGGTTGAATTCCAGATCGCAGGCTACATCCAGAGGAGGTGCAACAGACACATTGACAGATACTG GTTCTTTGCTTCTTGGTATGAATGATGCTAGATCTGACAAAGCAAGTAGGCCAAGATCTGACAGCCCATTCTCGTTTCCCCGCCAAAAACGTTCA AAACTGAAGAAAGCTGAGCAGCGATATTGGTGCTCAGGAAATGGAAGTTGA
- the LOC107612649 gene encoding E3 SUMO-protein ligase SIZ1 isoform X2: MDGEFVLFGPSAKFSVWLVFIDWIFLVFWLLGLLLTKEKGCLEKLNSFRIKELKDVLTQLGLSKQGKKQDLIDRILSILSDEQASKIWAKKNAIGKEQVAKLVDDTFRKLQVSGAIDLASKGQGSSPDVSNVKIKGEVDEIFQEETKIRCLCGSSLETDPLIKCEDTRCHVWQHINCVIIPEKPMEPIPPLPQKFYCELCRLTRADPFWVSVATPMFPVKLTTTHIPTDGANPVQSVDRTFQLTRADKDLVSRPEFDVQAWCMLLNDKVSYRMQWPQYTDLQVNGVPVRVINRPGSQLLGANGRDDGPIITPYTKDGINKISLTGCDARIFCLGVRIVKRRSLQQILNTIPKESDGERFEDALARVCSRVGGGNADDNADSDSDLEVVSDTFTINLRCPMSGSRMRVAGRFKPCAHMGCFDLEIFVEMNQRSRKWQCPICLKNYALEDIIIDPYFNRITSMMRNCGEDVTEIEVKPDGYWRAKAKSESEHRELGNLVQWHCPDGSLALSTSGEVNGMEALKLKQEDVSDTPTGLRIGMKKNHDGVWVFSKPEDTNTSSGNGLNKDFGNHDHVVIPMSSSDTVSGREGDDPSVNQGVGGHIDYSPTNGIEMDSVPHNNVDSAYGYTVPNPSALAADAEVIVLSDSEDDNDILVSSTIEYKNNDTGAADTDIYSMPQPGIIDSYTDHNLGGNPCLGLFSNPNEDDFGMPSSIWSLPSGTQAGSGFQLFSSDADVSDALVHLQNGDLNGYTLASDTSALESNSLIQDSSAGRSDADLNGGLVGGLVDNPLAFAGEDPSLKIFLPTTPLESSVQHESREQADVSNGVCTDDWISLRLGGGAGGSNGNGSVPSGLNSRSQATSRGGATDTLTDTAEEGILFNLPSGSGSIDTHTLWWFFASWYE; the protein is encoded by the exons ATGGATGGTGAATTTGTTTTATTTGGCCCCTCTGCCAAGTTTAGTGTGTGGCTTGTTTTCATTGATTGGATTTTTTTGGTCTTTTGGTTACTTGGCTTACTTCTGACGAAAGAAAAGGGATGTCTG GAAAAATTGAATTCTTTTCGCATAAAAGAGCTCAAAGATGTGCTCACTCAATTGGGACTTTCAAAGCAGGGAAAGAAGCAG GATCTCATTGATAGGATATTGTCTATTCTCTCAGATGAACAGG CTTCCAAAATCTGGGCTAAGAAGAATGCTATTGGGAAAGAACAGGTGGCAAAATTAGTGGATGATACCTTTAG AAAATTGCAGGTATCTGGGGCCATTGATTTAGCATCAAAGGGACAGGGTTCCTCCCCAGATGTCAGTAATGTTAAAATTAAAGGTGAAGTTGATGAGATCTTTCAGGAAGAAACAAAGATTCGGTGTCTTTGTGGTAGTTCGTTGGAAACTGATCCACTGATAAAG TGTGAGGATACAAGATGCCATGTGTGGCAGCACATTAACTGTGTTATTATTCCAGAGAAACCTATGGAACCAATTCCACCCCTTCCTCAAAAATTTTACTGTGAACTCTGTCGACTCACTCGTGCAGATCC GTTTTGGGTTTCAGTGGCCACCCCTATGTTTCCTGTGAAGTTGACTACAACCCATATTCCAACTGATGG AGCCAACCCAGTGCAGAGTGTGGATAGAACATTTCAACTTACAAGGGCAGACAAAGACTTGGTATCAAGACCAGAATTTGATGTTCAG GCCTGGTGCATGCTGCTGAACGACAAAGTTTCATATAGGATGCAATGGCCACAATATACAGACCTGCAGGTCAATG GTGTTCCTGTTCGTGTGATTAACCGACCTGGTTCACAACTGCTCGGGGCTAACGGCCGTGATGATGGCCCAATT ATCACGCCATATACAAAAGACGGAATTAATAAGATTTCCTTAACAGGCTGTGATGCTCGCATTTTCTGTTTAGGGGTCCGTATTGTTAAAAGGCGTAGCTTGCAACAG ATCCTAAACACAATTCCCAAGGAGTCTGATGGGGAGCGTTTTGAAGATGCTCTTGCACGTGTATGTTCTCGTGTTGGGGGTGGAAATGCAGATGATAATGCTGACAGTGACAGTGATTTGGAAGTGGTCTCAGATACTTTTACCATCAACCTTCGTTGTCCA ATGAGTGGTTCAAGAATGAGGGTTGCAGGAAGATTCAAACCTTGTGCTCACATGGGTTGCTTTGATCTTGAAATTTTTGTGGAAATGAATCAACGCTCAAGGAAG TGGCAATGTCCCATATGTCTTAAAAACTATGCATTGGAGGATATCATTATTGACCCTTATTTTAATCGGATAACTTCTATG ATGAGAAATTGTGGGGAAGATGTTACTGAAATTGAGGTGAAGCCTGATGGTTATTGGCGTGCCAAGGCTAAGAGTGAAAGTGAACACCGGGAGTTAGGGAATCTTGTTCAATGGCACTGTCCTGATGGATCCCTGGCTCTTTCTACCAGTGGAGAAGTCAATGGAATGGAGGCTTTAAAGCTCAAACAGGAAGATGTTTCAGACACTCCAACTGGTCTAAGAATTGGCATGAAGAAGAATCATGATGGAGTTTGGGTATTCAGCAAACCTGAGGACACAAATACCTCATCTGGCAATGGATTGAACAAAGATTTTGGAAATCATGATCATGTGGTTATACCAATGAGCAGCAGTGACACTGTAAGTGGTCGGGAAGGTGATGATCCTAGTGTAAATCAGGGTGTCGGTGGGCATATTGATTATTCTCCTACCAATGGGATTGAGATGGATTCAGTGCCTCACAATAATGTTGATTCAGCTTATGGATATACTGTACCTAACCCTTCTGCTCTGGCAGCTGATGCAGAAGTTATTGTTCTCTCTGATTCAGAAGATGACAATGATATATTGGTATCTTCTACAATTGAGTATAAAAATAACGACACTGGTGCCGCTGATACTGATATTTACTCAATGCCACAGCCTGGAATTATTGATTCATATACAGATCACAATCTTGGTGGAAATCCATGCTTAGGGCTCTTCAGTAACCCCAATGAAGATGATTTTGGGATGCCTTCTTCCATCTGGTCATTGCCTTCAGGAACTCAGGCTGGCTCAGGATTCCAGTTATTTAGTTCAGATGCAGATGTCTCGGATGCATTGGTCCACTTGCAGAATGGTGATTTAAATGGTTATACGTTAGCTTCAGATACTTCTGCTTTGGAATCCAATTCTTTGATACAGGATTCCTCTGCAGGTCGATCTGATGCTGATTTAAATGGTGGTTTGGTTGGTGGTTTGGTAGACAATCCTCTGGCATTTGCTGGAGAAGATCCCTCACTTAAGATTTTTCTTCCAACAACACCACTGGAATCATCTGTGCAGCATGAATCAAGAGAACAGGCAGATGTGTCAAATGGTGTGTGCACTGATGATTGGATCTCTCTTAGGCTTGGAGGTGGTGCTGGTGGAAGTAATGGTAATGGTTCTGTCCCCAGTGGGTTGAATTCCAGATCGCAGGCTACATCCAGAGGAGGTGCAACAGACACATTGACAGATACTG CTGAGGAAGGCATTTTGTTCAACTTGCCCTCTGGATCAGGAAGTATAGATACACACACCCTGTGGTG GTTCTTTGCTTCTTGGTATGAATGA